In Marasmius oreades isolate 03SP1 chromosome 1, whole genome shotgun sequence, one DNA window encodes the following:
- a CDS encoding uncharacterized protein (MEROPS:MER0034967) codes for MAFVAVHGGAGSHNTSTDKGIKKALREACRVGLPQTHVSVLNIVEYAIIALEDDPCLNAGFGSNLTLDGTVECDASLMNGSNAFGAVAAVSAVKNPIRLARSILDHSQKSDPLGRIPPLLLVSDGARAFAIEHAIPTVSPESLVCDKAKNTWSRWKEKHNSGSISTTDIGEIHALQDTVGAVAVCGDAVAAGVSSGGLLLKFPGRVGEAGIFGAGCWAQRWERSSPSCFSRHTMACSVSGAGEYITRASLARSLGRAMARSFEDPHDVIRHVLEEEFWIPSKRLGDSHPNVGILLVTREEDLSRTVVRLWCAFTTPSMAIAFASTANPSPKAFVLRQNFASAAEDDNMPLFITAYSL; via the exons ATGGCTTTTGTTGCAGTCCATGGAGGTGCTGGTTCGCACAATACTTCAACAGATAAAGGAATCAAAAAGGCACTCCGAGA GGCTTGTCGTGTTGGTCTTCCTCAAACTCACGTTTCAGTATTGAATATCGTCGAATATGCAATCATAGCCTTGGAAGACGACCCATGTTTGAATGCGGGATTCGGTTCCAATTTGACTTTGGATGGAACGGTGGAATGCGATGCCAGTCTTATGAATGGAAGCAACGCGTTTGGAGCAGTGGCCGCTGTATCAG CTGTCAAAAATCCAATTCGTCTCGCCAGATCTATCTTGGACCACTCTCAGAAATCAGATCCTCTGGGTCGCATACCACCTTTACTCCTTGTATCGGATGGTGCTCGAGCTTTCGCCATCGAACACGCTATCCCAACCGTTTCGCCAGAGTCTTTGGTGTGCGACAAAGCCAAGAATACTTGGTCGCGATGGAAGGAGAAGCATAACAGTGGTAGTATTTCTACTACTGATATTGGCGAAATACACGCGTTGCAAGACACTGTCGGTGCTGTCGCGGTCTGCGGGGATGCTGTGGCCGCTGGTGTTTCCAG TGGTGGACTACTGTTAAAATTTCCAGGTCGCGTCGGTGAG GCAGGCATCTTCGGAGCAGGATGTTGGGCTCAACGGTGGGAGCGCTCTTCACCCAGTTGCTTTAGTAGACATACTATGGCTTGTAGCGTCTCTG GCGCTGGCGAGTATATCACACGCGCTTCCTTAGCTCGCTCGCTAGGAAGGGCCATGGCACGCAGCTTTGAAGATCCACATGATGTTATTCGTCATGTTTTGGAGGAGGAATTTTGGATACCTTCAAAGAGACTGGGGGATTCGCATCCGAATGTTGGTATTTTATTAGTCACAAGGGAGGAGGATTTATCTAGAACAGTCG TTCGACTATGGTGCGCGTTTACAACACCAAGCATGGCAATAGCCTTTGCTTCTACGGCTAACCCGAGTCCTAAG GCCTTTGTTCTTCGACAAAACTTCGCATCAGCAGCGGAAGATGATAATATGCCACTTTTCATCACCGCTTACAGTCTATAA
- a CDS encoding uncharacterized protein (BUSCO:EOG0926315C) — protein sequence MPTSVCTAKASYQKLPGVLELTETHLLWTQDGKRNPLLRLARSEAGALFCSKEGAPQVRLKLDMKGGEIGHNFTFISPQAIAYVEREKFKTELAASISYNRNSLDQPPQATPSKQHDTQSTSVPLSIPSRPSSSRAASVTSDTIATPIIPGSDPASDFRLRKNVLLGNPDLAALHRELVIGGHITETEFWEGREHLLLAQVASEGQKKGKPGQLVDPRPETVEGGEVKIRITPQLVHDIFDEYPVVARAYNDNVPSKLSEEEFWKRYFQSKLFNAHRASIRSSATQHVVKDDSVFDNYLEKDDDELEPRKHRDVDLDLYIDLGATHEDHGATGNEKDITMQAGRQKGALPLIRKFNEHSERLLSSALGEGPAAKRRRTETEDRYQPIELEDLNNSESSSGIVLEMQDRQRYFEGRMTGVTCNDTIEKVDIRSVIRSMSLDLRPWSSRLTELNIARESGDNVLLSMTRNVAARLDVLSRKNDMPEGLFMQMRTCQTAANEFLRQYWQATYPSMNNSQTLSLATPAQRVTKAAKMIGYLSKTREKVDAIVQAAQQQDIHPQRIQVAMEPLLNAVERALEFHRNKKGPRA from the exons ATGCCTACTTCAGTCTGTACTGCCAAGGCATCGTACCAAAAACTTCCAGGCGTTCTAGAGCTCACTGAAACCCACCTCTTATGGACTCAGGATGGGAAAAGAAATCCATTACTTCGACTTGCACGGTCTGAAGCTGGTG CCCTTTTCTGCAGTAAAGAAGGTGCACCTCAGGTCAGACTGAAGCTTGACATGAAAGGGGGTGAAATCGGTCATAACTTCACGTTTATCTCGCCCCAGGCAATCGCGTACGTCGAGCGTGAAAAGTTTAAGACCGAGCTGGCTGCCAGCATTAGCTACAACCGCAACTCATTAGATCAACCGCCCCAAGCGACACCCTCAAAGCAGCATGATACCCAATCTACCTCAGTGCCACTGTCAATTCCCTCTAGACCGTCAAGTTCCCGAGCTGCTTCCGTTACAAGCGATACTATAGCCACCCCCATTATACCCGGCAGCGATCCTGCATCCGATTTCCGTTTGCGGAAGAACGTGCTTTTGGGCAACCCAGACCTCGCAGCTTTGCATCGAGAGCTGGTCATTGGAGGTCACATCACCGAGACCGAGTTTTGGGAAGGGAGAGAG CATCTTCTTCTTGCACAAGTCGCTTCGGaaggccagaagaaaggaaaacctGGCCAACTCGTTGATCCTCGTCCAGAAACCGTAGAAGGTGGCGAAGTCAAGATTCGGATAACCCCGCAACTTGTTCATGACATCTTTGACGAATATCCGGTTGTCGCTAGAGCTTACAATGACAACGTTCCCAGCAAG CTCTCTGAGGAAGAATTTTGGAAGCGGTATTTTCAGTCTAAGCTGTTCAATGCGCATCGCGCCTCGATTCGTTCTTCGGCCACGCAACATGTTGTCAAAGATGACTCAGTCTTTGATAACTATCTGGAGAAGGACGATGATG AATTGGAGCCGCGTAAACACAGAGATGTTGACTTAGACCTCTACATCGATTTGGGCGCCACTCACGAGGATCATGGAGCA ACCGGAAACGAGAAGGATATAACGATGCAAGCAGGAAGGCAGAAAGGAGCATTGCCTTTGATTCGGAAATTCAATGAACATTCGGAACGACTGCTCAGTTCTGCATT GGGTGAAGGTCCTGCAGCTAAGCGACGGCGAACAGAAACCGAG GATCGGTACCAGCCCATTGAACTCGAGGATTTGAACAACTCCGAATCTTCCTCCGGCATCGTGCTTGAAATGCAAGATAGGCAAAGATATTTTGAGGGACGCATGACGGGCGTTACATGCAACGATACAATCGAA AAAGTGGATATAAGGTCCGTTATTCGTAGCATGTCTCTAGATTTGAGACCATGGAGCTCGAGGCTTACGGAG CTCAACATAGCGCGTGAGTCTGGGGATAATGTCCTTCTGTCCATGACTAGGAATGTTGCGGCCCGCTTAGACGTGCTATCAAGGAAAA ATGACATGCCTGAAGGGCTCTTCATGCAAATGAGGACATGTCAGACCGCTGCTAACGAGTTTTTGCGCCAGTATTGGCAAGCAACGTATCCTTCCATGAATAACTCCCAAACACTATCTCTCGCAACACCGGCTCAAAGAGTTACAAAAGCGGCCAAAATGATTGGCTATCTCTCCAAAACACGGGAGAAAGTAGACGCCATTGTTCAAGCTGCACAACAGCAGGACATTCATCCCCAGCGCATACAAGTC GCCATGGAACCCCTGCTCAATGCTGTCGAGAGAGCACTTGAATTTCAtcgaaacaaaaaggggccCCGTGCCTAA
- a CDS encoding uncharacterized protein (BUSCO:EOG09261OXD) gives MADFSGALSTWREINLSELQKTLDAQGIEIVDNQKENVVGRKALADKTKEFKKIPDNEKMTAWKGLLKAYQTEIDNLTKRSKASENAFLNVYKVLAEAPDPYPLLEVAVDQAVKAAEASDLELELKRVREENAELSRRVIDLSNVEAAKKKAEAKVEQLEQKMEELIQEKLAQKENELNAIYDEKLMNYEEREKDLQRQLSLTKNQLRDLRLSNDTTQAKLLDHSQRQDEEVVSKLAEVDMIIGDLGRANSRIAALERRNEILRAETETMRSGTESSEKVKSLENQVTSLEAETERLSRALDIQRRTAEEVEVSSNKKLQETMREIERKVAEVGNLKNRIRKYHDYDEIKRELEIMKYVEFAGLDEDVTESDDQTGVNGHDTGVYLPNPNAEKANGQQAKSLEALLATKNKRIMEELTKFRILHGELEASLQATREQLSSASSELEQQKALNEKLENDLLSMNSHRTEDAGSSDTADILAGIGVRKTEDSSARSTPIPFTSSADTSILPIVTSQRDRFRQRNAELEEELRKQFQIISELRGEIKTLQLDNLKLYEKVRYMQSYREEAGTRPVTSQLDPLPAPSGSLDDMGKYRSRYEEAMNPFEAFRGREASRAIQNLNPVERGVLVLTRSILGNRRTRTFFIFYALALHLLVMFTTYECTASSESRRTTQPYGS, from the exons ATGGCCGACTTTTCTGGTGCTCTTTCTACATGGAGAG AAATAAATCTATCAGAGCTGCAGAAGACCCTCGACGCGCAAGGAATCGAAATTGTCGACAACCAGAAGGAAAACGTGGTCGGAAGAAAGGCTCTCGCTGACAAAACAAAAG AGTTCAAAAAGATCCCTGACAATGAAAAGATGACTGCGTGGAAAGGTCTGCTGAAGG CCTACCAAACTGAAATCGACAATCTTACGAAAAGGTCAAAGGCTTCGGAGAACGCGTTCTTGAATGTATACAAAGTGCTAGCTGAAGCACCAGACCCGTACCCACTCCTGGAAGTTGCTGTC GACCAAGCTGTAAAGGCAGCAGAAGCTTCTGACCTCGAGTTGGAACTTAAACGTGTCCGCGAAGAAAATGCTGAATTATCAAGGCGAGTTATCGACTTATCCAACGTTGAGGCCGCGAAAAAGAAGGCTGAGGCGAAGGTGGAACAATTGGAGCAAAAG ATGGAGGAATTGATACAAGAGAAGCTCGCTCAGAAAGAAAACGAGCTAAATGCAATCTACGACGAAAAGTTGATGAACTATGAAGAACG AGAAAAGGATCTTCAACGTCAGCTTTCTCTGACGAAGAATCAGCTTCGTGACCTTCGGCTTTCGAATGATACTACTCAGGCAAAACTTTTGGACCATAGTCAACGCCAAG ATGAGGAAGTAGTCTCCAAACTAGCTGAAGTCGACATGATAATTGGAGATCTGGGCCGAGCTAACAGTCGTATCGCAGCACTCGAGCGTCGTAAT GAAATTCTACGAGcagaaacagaaacaatgcgaAGCGGCACGGAGTCTTCAGAAAA AGTGAAATCGCTTGAAAATCAAGTGACCTCTCTAGAAGCAGAGACTGAAAGATTGTCTCGGGCGTTGGACATTCAACGACGTACAGCAGAGGAGGTAGAGGTATCATCAAACAAGAAGCTGCAAGAGACGATGAGGGAAATAGAACGCAAG GTGGCCGAAGTAGGCAATTTGAAGAATCGTATAAGGAAATACCATGACTATGATGAAATCAAACGAGAACTAGAAATCATGAAG tacgtcgaatttGCTGGGCTTGACGAAGATGTTACCGAGTCCGATGATCAAACTGGTGTCAACGGACACGACACTGGTGTTTATCTGCCAAACCCAAATGCAGAAAAGGCAAATGGACAACAGGCCAAATCTCTCGAGGCACTCCTGGCCACGAAGAACAAGCGTATCATGGAGGAATTAACTAAGTTTAGG ATTCTACATGGGGAGCTGGAAGCTTCACTCCAGGCCACGCGGGAACAACTCAGTAGTGCTTCCTCGGAGTTAGAACAACAAAAGGCGCTGAACGAGAAGTTGGAAAATGATTTGTTGTCCATGAACAGCCATAGAACGGAAGATGCCGGCTCCTCTGATACCGCTGATATCCTTGCTGGAATTGGGGTTAGAAAAACAGAG GATTCTTCTGCTCGCAGTACACCAATACCGTTTACCTCATCTGCTGATACCTCGATTCTACCCATCGTGACGAGCCAGAGAGATAGATTTAGGCAGCGAAATGCGGAGCTCGAAGAG GAACTCAGGAAGCAATTCCAGATCATTTCAGAACTTCGGGGGGAAATCAAGACTCTACAGTTAGACAATCTCAAGTTATACGAAAAAGTCAGATACATGCAAAGCTATCGTGAAGAGGCAGGAACCCGTCCAGTCACTTCCCAACTCGACCCTCTACCAGCTCCATCTGGCAGCCTGGATGATATGGGAAAGTATAGAAGTCGTTACGAAGAAGCGATGAACCCTTTCGAGGCTTTCAGGGGTCGG GAAGCATCGCGGGCAATTCAAAACCTTAATCCCGTTGAAAGAGGTGTGCTCGTGCTCACGAGGTCGATATTGGGCAACCGCCGTACTAGGACTTTTTTCATCTTCTACGCTCTTGCGTTACACCTACTGGTCATGTTCACAACATATGAATGTACTGCTTCTTCGGAATCTCGGCGCACGACGCAACCATATGGGTCCTAG
- a CDS encoding uncharacterized protein (BUSCO:EOG09262NNS), whose translation MTHKKKDCLERPRKKGAKYTSKNIRPDEVIQDVALGYDAKRDRWNGYDVSEHSKIYEEYTAVEAARQKLREEEIDNQTTTDLAAVRKVAKAGKLEKKDDPDFGSSDEEDADEDKYADAADAVGQKLDAKTRITVRNLRIREDTAKYLINLDPSSAYYDPKTRSMRDAPLKDIAAEDAKFAGENFFRSTGEAPAVQQLQLFAWQAAARGNDVHLNANPTQGELLHQEFKQKREELKETSKSSILAKYGGEEFLATAPKELLQGQTENYVEYSRAGQVIKGLERAKARSKYPEDVRVNNHTAVWGSWYDPGSGLWGYACCHSTIHISYCAGQAAIEAARASTAQNLLTNEAHSSSHEPPPKLQSSSEPLTKIDQNYSKQRVGEGDIKLDPERLARAIKEEKKRGRGDEDESDGFGKKRKMGGARDVTEEELEAYRIQRKMTEDPMANYVDEES comes from the exons ATGACGCACAAGAAAAAGGATTGTCTCGAAAGACCTAGGAAGAAAGGTGCTAAATACACCAGCAAGAACATCAGACCGGACGAAGTCATTCAGGACGTTGCTTTGGGATATGATGCCAAGCGAGATCGATGGAATGGCTACGACGTCTCAGAGCATAGCAAAATATACGAAGAGTACACCGCTGTTGAAGCTGCTAGGCAAAAGTTGAGGGAAGAGGAGATCGACAATCAAACCACTACGGATTTAGCTGCTGTCAGAAAGGTCGCGAAAGCAGGAAAGTTGGAGAAAAAGGATGATCCCGACTTTGGGTCgagtgatgaagaagatgcgGATGAAGACAAATACGCCGATGCTGCTGATGCTGTCGGGCAGAAACTCGACGCTAAAACTCGAATCACCGTTCGAAACTTGCGTATTCGTGAAGATACGGCCAAGTACCTCATCAATCTCGATCCCTCTAGTGCTTACTACGATCCTAAAACCCGTTCCATGCGTGATGCGCCCCTCAAAGACATTGCCGCAGAAGAT GCCAAATTTGCAGGAGAAAACTTCTTCCGCTCTACTGGTGAGGCCCCAGCTGTCCAACAATTGCAGCTCTTCGCCTGGCAAGCTGCAGCTCGTGGAAATGATGTCCATTTAAACGCAAACCCGACACAGGGCGAACTCTTACACCAAGAATTCAAACAAAAGCGGGAAGAGCTCAAGGAAACTTCCAAGAGCAGCATTCTTGCAAAGTATGGTGGTGAAGAATTTCTGGCCACTGCTCCCAAAGAACTGTTACAAGGTCAAACGGAGAACTACGTCGAGTATTCGAGGGCGGGACAGGTCATTAAAGGGCTCGAGCGTGCCAAGGCCCGTTCAAAGTATCCTGAAGATG TTCGTGTCAACAACCATACCGCCGTCTGGGGATCCTGGTACGACCCAGGCTCAGGATTGTGGGGATATGCCTGCTGCCATTCTACAATTCATATTTCATACTGTGCCGGTCAAGCTGCTATTGAAGCAGCTCGAGCTTCTACTGCCCAGAATCTCTTGACCAACGAGGCACATTCTTCCAGTCATGAACCGCCCCCGAAACTTCAAAGCAGTAGTGAACCGTTAACTAAAATTGACCAGAATTACTCTAAGCAACGAGTGGGTGAGGGAGATATCAAGTTGGACCCGGAACGACTGGCGCGTGCtatcaaggaagagaagaagagaggaagaggtgatGAAGACGAGTCTGATGGGTTTggaaagaagaggaaaatgGGCGGCGCTCGTGATGTTACTGAGGAAGAGCTTG AGGCCTACCGGATACAGCGTAAGATGACTGAGGACCCCATGGCCAATTACGTGGATGAGGAGAGTTGA
- a CDS encoding uncharacterized protein (BUSCO:EOG09263K05), with the protein MNVLRVQWQATSFLRRRHTLYPPFHRYSHSSTFVPPSQLNNVSSRFRTRRRNRDNEGADELPKHENTDAVAKSKPESPSFYTGRATYHDSLIELQNAINRTRATLKTLQLLPLPDFARESLKPMPPVWKTAAEMSQEFDTSMTTSRYRRVTVLLNELNQYLRIATTAGYSDLATMIDGVLGMFESGKKESYLTRGERKPVILDRFGRSYTVGKRKTGAARVWMIPVRTDSSASRSMMTPPGVSDAATEDSVMDILDTKDTKTQEQRITVTASTILINNLPISEYFPLPQDRERVVRPLKIAGVLGKYNVFTIVRGGGTSGQSGAVAHGIAKGIFAHEPETGSVLKRAKLLRRDPRMVERKKTGLAKARKRYTWVKR; encoded by the exons ATGAACGTTCTGCGAGTGCAATGGCAGGCAACGTCCttccttcgtcgtcgtcatacCCTCTATCCTCCATTCCATCGATATTCTCATAGCTCAACGTTCGTCCCACCTTCTCAACTCAATAACGTCTCCAGCCGCTTCCGGACGCGACGTCGGAATCGCGACAACGAAGGCGCCGACGAACTTCCCAAGCACGAAAACACAGACGCTGTAGCAAAATCAAAGCCAGAATCACCCAGCTTTTATACTGGACGTGCAACATATCACGATTCATTAATTGAACTGCAGAATGCCATAAATCGAACCCGTGCAACACTTAAAACCCTCCAGCTGCTCCCTCTTCCGGATTTTGCACGCGAAAGTCTGAAACCGATGCCTCCAGTTTGGAAAACGGCCGCAGAAATGTCTCAAGAGTTTGATACTAGCATGACGACCTCGCGGTACCGAAGAGTCACTGTACTCCTCAATGAACTCAACCAATATCTTCGTATTGCCACCACAGCCGGTTATTCCGACTTGGCGACGATGATTGATGGAGTGTTGGGTATGTTTGAGAGTGGGAAGAAGGAGTCGTATCTTACCCGTGGAGAGAGAAAACCTGTTATACTTGACCGGTTTGGGAGGTCGTACACGGTTGGGAAGAGAAAGACGGGTGCGGCCAGGGTTTGGATGATCCCGGTTAGAACTGATTCTTCGGCTTCTCGTTCGATGATGACACCACCTGGAGTATCAGACGCTGCTACAGAGGATTCGGTCATGGACATACTCGATACGAAGGACACAAAGACCCAAGAGCAACGGATCACCGTCACCGCTTCCACGATCCTGATTAACAACCTTCCCATATCTGAATACTTTCCCTTGCCCCAGGATCGAGAGAGAGTCGTTCGTCCTCTAAAAATTGCCGGTGTATTGGGTAAATACAACGTGTTCACGATTGTTCGTGGAGGAGGTACATCCGGCCAATCTGGTGCTGTGGCACATGGGATCGCAAAGGGTATATTCGCGCACGAACCTGAGACGGGCTCAGTTTTGAAACGAG CCAAACTCCTTAGACGTGATCCTCGTATGGTGGAGCGGAAGAAGACAGGTCTCGCAAAGGCGCGCAAGAGG TACACCTGGGTCAAGCGTTAG
- a CDS encoding uncharacterized protein (CAZy:CE10; MEROPS:MER0033274): MIDHLLGRPNPSWKRTQVFLVLLFWIWRIVRGSDGPPHVLGLKRANRFLKRFSPWQIILTTLTTAYAMRNLDKILGLSSPEPLARLYSPAYYRATWIVTGLDAGFATAMSVRPKWLRDICSILFSAYYIIYANEGDEKLRRFRAVPTVEMLRATWEKTSNPYIRLFTSLSLPSLTVRRKILLPRPKSSHYQRPVTAYLFYALPAAQLFDATELVLDFPGGGFLCMTPEHHEERLRLWAVNTKKPVLSIDYGKAPEYPYPFAIDEAFDTYRILVESNGTVIGMSGERLAIVLTGDSAGATMACGVVLKTLEHNNSNPTRPLQLPLALLLNYAALDFNFASWMTQDNLRILRSEQSSGNLHGLAEQKDHLSHLSPLSMVDDSGSSGSTWNRRPKRQSSWRDTIRGFSGAVEDNDVVKEPSTFRRPRMRRSLSALRAFSPDCRESPDMGTTFHKREQDKPLHERVKYDPNAWNEAVSSEMKQQELSAAVLEADNQAAIAKKSQPREKKEPVGTRLTLTSRAGYFQDRIVTPSMMRAMALLYVGPYRNPDFATNYYISPLLAPSELLAKFPPLLLFCGEADPFNDDSILLAGRVREAKRARKVELDLALSGKSTRFGENLRMSTAEPTSVEDAARMREERDRLAHEDDWVQLTLFAGWSHGYLQMSALMWEAKAVIEDQADCIDDAFSRYPSRASGSTLSEAALVNGGSLKRNDSDDFGITFVPKRYQSQNGFNPDKETSVTESHGPAEKIIESEVPNTDDENVPKPTGSSRPQAGNKISEIELMRRRRLLDAHIFE; encoded by the exons ATGATAGACCATTTACTTGGTCGCCCTAATCCTTCCTGGAAACGTACTCAG GTCTTCCTGGTTCTTCTTTTCTGGATATGGCGTATCGTTCGTGGAAGCGATGGTCCCCCACACGTGTTGGGTTTGAAACGAGCTAATAGATTTCTCA AACGCTTCAGCCCATGGCAGATTATACTCACTACCCTCACAACAGCCTATGCCATGCGAAACCTCGATAAGATACTTGGTTTGAGTT CACCTGAACCACTAGCTCGGCTC TATTCTCCTGCGTACTACCGGGCAACTTGGATTGTTACCGGACTCGATGCAGGATTTGCTACAGCAATGTCGGTTCGACCCAAATG GTTACGCGATATATGTTCTATCCTATTCTCCGCGTACTACATAATTTATGCGAATGAAGGCGATGAGAAG TTACGTCGTTTCCGAGCTGTTCCTACAGTTGAAATGCTTCGGG CTACATGGGAAAAGACTTCGAACCCATAC ATCCGATTGTTCACCTCTTTATCCTTACCATCTCTGACCGTTCGACGCAAGATTCTGCTACCGAGACCCAAGTCCTCTCACTATCAACGCCCTGTAACCGCGTATCTGTTTTATGCCTTGCCTGCCGCGCAGCTTTTTGATGCCACTGAACTGGTCCTCGATTTCCCGGGTGGAGGTTTCCTTTGTATGACTCCAGAGCATCACGAAGAACGTTTGAGGCTCTGGGCTGTCAATACAAAGAAACCAGTTTTGTCGATTGATTATGGGAAAGCACCAGAAT ACCCGTATCCTTTTGCAATAGACGAGGCGTTTGATACGTATCGAATATTGGTTGAGTCTAATGGTACCGTCATAGGAATGTCTGGAGAGAGACTTGCAATTGTTTTAACTGGTGATTCGGCTGGTGCCACAATGGCCTGCGGTGTCGTTTTAAAGACGCTGGAGCACAATAATTCCAACCCAACCAGACCATTGCAACTGCCCCTTGCGCTCTTACTGAATTATGCAGCTCTTGACTTTAATTTTGCGTCCTGGATGACGCAGGATAATCTTCGTATCCTTCGTTCCGAACAGTCTTCGGGGAATCTCCATGGACTCGCGGAGCAGAAGGACCATCTCTCCCATCTCTCGCCTCTCAGTATGGTTGACGACAGTGGCTCAAGTGGCAGTACCTGGAATAGGCGTCCGAAACGACAAAGTAGCTGGCGTGATACTATTCGTGGGTTTTCGGGAGCTGTTGAGGACAACGATGTGGTCAAAGAGCCTTCCACTTTCCGCCGTCCTCGTATGCGCCGCTCGTTGTCGGCTTTGCGAGCCTTCTCTCCGGATTGTCGTGAAAGTCCCGACATGGGAACGACGTTTCACAAACGGGAACAAGACAAACCTCTTCATGAAAGGGTGAAATACGACCCAAACGCCTGGAATGAAGCCGTCTCGTCCGAAATGAAACAGCAAGAACTATCTGCTGCTGTCCTTGAAGCTGATAACCAAGCTGCGATAGCTAAAAAGAGCCAACCAAGGGAGAAGAAGGAACCCGTTGGTACAAGGCTGACGTTGACGAGTCGAGCAGGATATTTTCAAGATAGGATTGTGACGCCTAGCATG ATGCGAGCCATGGCTCTATTATACGTTG GCCCCTATAGAAATCCGGATTTTGCGACCAATTACTATATCTCTCCTCTCCTTGCGCCTTCGGAGCTTCTGGCTAAATTTCCGCCTCTTCTTTTGTTCTGTGGTGAGGCCGATCCCTTTAACGACGATTCCATATTGCTAGCAG GTCGAGTAAGAGAGGCTAAACGTGCACGGAAGGTCGAGCTAGACCTAGCTCTGTCGGGCAAGAGTACGCGGTTCGGTGAAAATCTACGTATGAGCACGGCAGAACCTACATCAGTGGAAGACGCTGCCCGCATGAGGGAAGAACGAGACAGGCTTGCCCATGAAGATGATTGGGTTCAGTTAACGTTATTCGCAG GCTGGAGTCATGGTTACCTACAAATGTCGGCGCTGATGTGGGAGGCAAAGGCG GTCATTGAGGATCAAGCTGATTGTATTGATGACGCGTTTTCTCGTTACCCTTCGAGGGCATCAGGAAGCACACTTTCAGAGGCTGCCCTAGTTAATGGAGGAAGCCTGAAGAGAAACGACTCGGATGATTTTGGGATCACATTCGTTCCAAAGAGGTATCAGAGCCAAAATGGATTCAATCCCGACAAGGAGACAAGTGTTACTGAGTCACACGGACCGGCCGAGAAAATAATCGAATCGGAGGTCCCGAATACTGACGACGAGAATGTTCCAAAGCCGACAGGATCGAGTCGACCACAAGCAGGAAATAAGATCAGCGAGATCGAACTAatgcgacgacgacgactaCTTGATGCCCATATCTTTGAATGA